A DNA window from Bacillota bacterium contains the following coding sequences:
- a CDS encoding nitrous oxide reductase accessory protein NosL, with protein MERSCKAKVALAAAAIAVAVAGVVTGVVAQSVAPPEIVYGQTRCSNAPCKMIIKDPEHAAAMVAADGNHAFCDIGCLLVYLKTRHPEGENVVATFVRDWPSQEWVEARTAVYVRTDIRTPMRYGLIAFKDSHAAAEYAAEHNGEVLGFKEATHYVMTERAKRMGGSGGHEH; from the coding sequence ATGGAGCGGTCCTGCAAAGCGAAGGTGGCGCTCGCGGCAGCGGCCATCGCCGTTGCCGTGGCCGGCGTCGTGACAGGTGTGGTCGCGCAGTCCGTGGCGCCGCCGGAGATCGTGTACGGTCAAACCCGGTGCTCAAACGCCCCGTGCAAGATGATCATCAAGGATCCGGAGCACGCGGCGGCCATGGTGGCAGCGGACGGCAACCACGCCTTCTGCGACATCGGGTGCCTGCTGGTCTACCTGAAGACCCGCCACCCGGAGGGTGAGAACGTGGTGGCCACGTTCGTGCGGGACTGGCCGAGCCAGGAGTGGGTCGAGGCTCGAACGGCGGTGTACGTCCGCACCGATATCCGCACGCCGATGCGCTACGGGCTGATCGCGTTCAAGGACAGCCACGCGGCGGCCGAGTACGCGGCCGAGCACAACGGGGAGGTTCTGGGGTTCAAGGAGGCCACCCACTACGTGATGACCGAGCGGGCCAAGCGGATGGGTGGTTCCGGCGGGCACGAGCACTGA